Proteins encoded by one window of Marinitoga litoralis:
- a CDS encoding RidA family protein — protein MELLNPKSAPKAVGPYSTAVKSNGFIFISGQLPVIPETGEFIKGDIKKATEVILTNIKNILEESGSSLNKVVKVNAYLTDLSKFSEFNEVYGKIFGDHKPARAAIQVAALPKDSDIEIEAIAEA, from the coding sequence ATGGAATTATTAAATCCAAAAAGTGCACCAAAAGCAGTTGGCCCATATTCAACTGCAGTAAAAAGTAATGGGTTTATATTTATTTCTGGACAATTACCAGTTATTCCAGAAACCGGAGAGTTTATAAAAGGGGATATAAAAAAAGCTACAGAGGTTATTTTAACAAATATAAAAAATATACTTGAAGAATCAGGTAGTAGTTTAAATAAGGTTGTTAAGGTAAATGCATATTTAACAGATTTATCAAAATTTTCTGAATTTAATGAAGTATATGGAAAAATATTTGGAGATCATAAACCGGCAAGAGCAGCAATTCAAGTTGCAGCTTTGCCAAAAGATTCTGATATAGAAATAGAAGCTATAGCTGAAGCATAA